The genomic window GTCTAATATGGAGGCTTTCCACGCGGGCGTGGGCCCGTTCACGCATGGAAGCAAGGTGCATACGGACTTGATGAAGACGCAGGCCTTGCTTCATGCCTTGGATAAATATAAGTTCGACGCCGCTTTCGGCGGCGCCCGTCGTGACGAGGAGAAGAGCCGTGCGAAGGAACGTATCTTCTCGTTCCGCGATAAGTTCCATCAATGGGACCCGAAGAACCAGCGCCCGGAGTTGTGGGATATCTATAACGCCCGTGTGCATAAGGGCGAGAGCATCCGTGTATTTCCGCTATCGAACTGGACGGAGCTGGATATCTGGCAATATATCCGTCTGGAGAATATCCCGATCGTTCCCTTGTATTTCGCCAAGGAGCGTCCGTGCGTGGAGATCGACGGTAATTTGATCATGGCGGACGACGACCGCTTGCCGGAGCAATACCGGGACCAGATCCGTATGCGTATGGTCCGTTTCCGTACGTTGGGCTGCTGGCCGCTGACCGGCGCCGTGGAGAGCGAGGCGGATACGATCGAGAAAATCGTGGAGGAGATGATGACCACGACGAAGAGCGAGCGTACGACCCGTGTGATCGACTTCGATCAAGACGCTAGTATGGAGCAGAAGAAACGGGAAGGGTATTTTTAACACAGAAGAGACATGGCAGATACAAAATTAAATATAAAGGAATTCCTAGATAAGGACGAGCAGAAGGACCTGCTGAGATTCTTGACCGCCGGCTCGGTGGATGATGGCAAATCGACCTTGATAGGCCGATTGCTGTTTGATAGTAAGAAAATATACGAGGATCAGTTGGATGCCTTGGAGCGTGACAGCAAGCGTATGGGCAACGCCGGCGAGCATATCGACTACGCTTTGTTGCTGGATGGCTTGAAGGCCGAGCGTGAGCAAGGTATCACGATCGATGTGGCTTACCGTTATTTCAGCACGAACAACCGTAAGTTCATCATCGCCGACACCCCGGGGCACGAGCAGTACACCCGGAATATGATCACGGGTGGTTCCACGGCGAATCTGGCGATCATCTTGGTGGATGCCCGCACGGGCGTGATCACGCAAACCTGCCGTCACACCTATCTGGTATCTTTGCTGGGGATCAAGCATGTGGTACTGGCCGTGAATAAGATGGAC from Parabacteroides distasonis ATCC 8503 includes these protein-coding regions:
- the cysD gene encoding sulfate adenylyltransferase subunit CysD, producing the protein MSDYKLSHLQELEAESIHIIREVAAEFENPVMLYSIGKDSSVMVRLAEKAFAPGKVPFPLMHIDSKWKFKEMIEFRDSYAKKFGWNLIVESNMEAFHAGVGPFTHGSKVHTDLMKTQALLHALDKYKFDAAFGGARRDEEKSRAKERIFSFRDKFHQWDPKNQRPELWDIYNARVHKGESIRVFPLSNWTELDIWQYIRLENIPIVPLYFAKERPCVEIDGNLIMADDDRLPEQYRDQIRMRMVRFRTLGCWPLTGAVESEADTIEKIVEEMMTTTKSERTTRVIDFDQDASMEQKKREGYF